The Plasmodium vinckei vinckei genome assembly, chromosome: PVVCY_09 genome includes the window tataaattcTACATCTAGTtcgtaataaaaattatttgattttttatttttagaaaaatttaAGTTTGGATTTTTATCAATCTCATTTTCTATGTTATATTCAAAAGATGTTGTTAAATTGGTGGATAAATTAGATGTACtaaatatatctttatatatatctgtTATTGAATTTAACTGATTTAATATACtaacattttcattattattaatagttggattgtttaaatttatttgttgataattattattatttagtaATGTGTCATTACTATTTCCTTGATATGTTGTTTCATGATATTCAAGATGTATAGGATAaatttttgcatttttacttttattttttaaaaaaatactacttaatttatttataaaatcagtactattattataattatcataGGTACCTATTAAATTCATTGGATATATGTTAAgttcagaaaaaaaatttttatatatttctctcattttatatttttgattatACACTTTGCAATTTTCTAAATCTTcgttgttatttttatttgtcttGTTCACCTTTTCAAAGGTAgaattaatttgttttgtttttttttcacaatcTATAGTAGTTCTACCGTTTTGGTCATATATGGATTCTCTTTTTTCATCAACTTCGGAAGAAGTATTTAAATCGATCATTACTATATTTGAAAGCCCATGCttatctttatataaatttttgtgTGTTATTAAACTTAATTTTGTCAAATCATTGACAcaaagatatatataattattatcgatatatattttgttatgATATTTTGAATCACAATTAATAAGAACTTGTTTATATTCcttacaaatattatttatataatcacTCGTAAAAAAGGtagataaataaatgtttttcATAAGATAAGATGTTTTATGTTTTACAacatttgtatatatatgttcaGCATTTATAATATCCTTATCATTTTCAGTAAAGTttgttaaaataatttgactattaattatattattatttagaattttttcaagattattcaattttttgttttttctaaaatattCTAAGTAACaaatttcatcattttcatttttttcttctgaTTCAGCAAATTGTTTAAGCTCATCAAGATTTATCACTTCAAGTGTTGTATATATCAGTCCTGTGTtattcacatttttttcattcccAATGAAATACATGGCTTATAATTTcacaaaatatgttttacaAACATTAAGTttgcaaaaataaaaaaaaacaacacaaaattatagttttattttatacgGATTTAATGGGTACATAATATTACTATGGGATAATCATTGGCATgcttattaatttttcagatatttttttatgctaTTACTCTTGTtattgttcattttttattatttgcttcttattattaattttctttttcttattatttttccacGCTCTTTGCAACATAATTGGGTAGCCTTTATACGCTTATTGAGTCGTGAAGGCTTTGGCATAATTTGCATACCCCCCTTGTGCATTTCCCCTACTCATacccattttatttttatatttttttgacaCGTTTTACACATTAGCAGTTTTATTGAAACACACATTTCTATgctattttgtttttatatattacatatttattttattatttttattattatttttttttttttttttttttttttacctttTTCACACCTTCCTCTTTTTTgatttacataattttcctaattttcattcattaaaatgttaacatagaaatatatatataataaaaacattagTCTgattatctttatttttttcactttcattttttattttttttattataaatttttttttcgcaATATCTAGCTAAAGCGAAAATACATTACATTTGAATAGCTATCTTAATCTTGAAATGACTGTAAGCACATCAGAAAATGTTTACAAATTTGTAAAAGactgtataaaaataaaagaaaaaatcgaatgtataaataaaattaaaaaagacgAAACCCCaaaagttgaaaaaaatgagttAGCAAAAGAACTACAAAATCAAacatcaaataaattatcaaaGTATAATGTAGATTATtcaaaatttgaaaattgcattaaagaaattgaagcagaagaagaagaaaaaaaaaacattgaagaaaaaaaaaatcgttttttaaataatcgAAATCCATGTTCTCATGATCATTCAAAAGAAAGacaattatatgaaaaaaattcaaccgaaaaaattaaagcatcaaatgtttttaatgaacaaggaaaaaaagcattttatgaaaaaaattataagctTGCTTGTCTTTATTTTAGAAAAGGATTAATACAATTAGATTATAGTTTTCCTTCAgataaaaaagaacaaGATGAGCAAAACGAATTAGAAATTAAACTCCATCTTAACATGGCCCTAACAAATTTTCATATGGctgattattataattgtaTTAGTGAATGTTCTACGGTAAGactaaaaataagaaaaatatgtcACACCAAtgtgtatacatatatgcatgcCCTATCGTCACTTATTCGAAATTGACATTTTTATAGTGTCTCTCATTTTGcctatacatttatttcattctTGCAGGTTCTTAATCTtgacaaaaataatgtaaaagcATTTTACAGAAGGGGCCAAGCTTATATGAGCCTAGATTTATATAGCAAAGCAAAGGAAGAGTTTCAAAAAGTCGAAAAAATTGACCCccatgataaaaatataaagaaatcCTTATTAGAATTAGaaaggaaaatattaatttacgataaaaaaaaaaaattattatgctCTAAAATGTTTTCATCAAATGTAAATGATAATGGTCATAATACAAAAGAAGTTTCTCAAACTAATTGTGATACACAAGTTGATAAAactaaaaaacatttt containing:
- a CDS encoding peptidyl-prolyl cis-trans isomerase, putative translates to MTVSTSENVYKFVKDCIKIKEKIECINKIKKDETPKVEKNELAKELQNQTSNKLSKYNVDYSKFENCIKEIEAEEEEKKNIEEKKNRFLNNRNPCSHDHSKERQLYEKNSTEKIKASNVFNEQGKKAFYEKNYKLACLYFRKGLIQLDYSFPSDKKEQDEQNELEIKLHLNMALTNFHMADYYNCISECSTVLNLDKNNVKAFYRRGQAYMSLDLYSKAKEEFQKVEKIDPHDKNIKKSLLELERKILIYDKKKKLLCSKMFSSNVNDNGHNTKEVSQTNCDTQVDKTKKHFEEKDNNGEQTKSIANHNSLSDTPKHTVIENRNNTLKEIHKDNNLNIKRVANKIIDNNSYKHKDQEYLFMLNNFKFFGKDSQLFLINNIFIYLFICFILLLLLYIIIFIVIFYKHASMVILLSSLSMLCFICICIYIYNKNVYINITHKKT